A DNA window from Pseudodesulfovibrio thermohalotolerans contains the following coding sequences:
- a CDS encoding SLC13 family permease, with the protein MESLTDVTAYLWGRLPLILLFACGYLVYQLMAATRITDGFVAWALRRSKGKASRVLLYIIAASAALSSFIPNTITVLTLIPMLKRLDRGFADRGVTGMTTVLMCSAIYGAAIGGMGSMIGSPANAVLFAALDLFEVAGRDHVTFLNWFVWSVPLVAAFVLAAWFVAAGLGLPKSARNVVVDVSGVAVAAGADARQRYGARLFWLYMGYFVLEAVARENLPGFAKISPALSLGFAVVFLFLLFIRRAPSGGGRSGPLLTVNGLLYSVPRRGLVFILALALLVGIVHWTGLDHKTVVLAGELLKGDMDPRLLFLLTIVAVIFLTEGLSNTAVVAAFFTIAHYAAQGHGMDPLPLMIAVGVSSTCAFMTPIATTSNALAFGEMKGASLRTMLGLGFVLNCLGALILTGWLSWILPRLY; encoded by the coding sequence GTGGAATCGCTGACCGACGTGACCGCTTATTTGTGGGGGAGACTGCCCCTGATTCTGCTCTTCGCGTGCGGGTACCTCGTGTACCAGCTCATGGCCGCGACGCGCATCACGGACGGATTCGTTGCCTGGGCGCTCAGGCGCAGCAAGGGAAAAGCCTCGCGGGTCCTGCTCTATATCATTGCGGCTTCTGCGGCGCTTTCCTCCTTTATTCCCAACACGATCACGGTTCTGACACTGATCCCGATGCTGAAGAGGCTGGACCGCGGTTTCGCTGACCGTGGCGTGACGGGCATGACCACGGTGCTCATGTGTTCTGCCATCTACGGCGCGGCCATCGGGGGCATGGGGTCCATGATAGGCTCGCCGGCCAACGCCGTGCTCTTCGCGGCCCTGGACCTGTTCGAGGTGGCGGGGCGCGACCATGTGACCTTCCTTAACTGGTTTGTCTGGTCGGTGCCGCTGGTGGCGGCCTTTGTGTTGGCGGCCTGGTTCGTGGCCGCAGGGCTGGGGCTGCCGAAATCCGCCCGGAACGTGGTCGTGGATGTCTCCGGTGTTGCCGTTGCCGCGGGGGCGGATGCCCGGCAACGGTATGGGGCGCGGTTGTTCTGGCTGTACATGGGGTATTTTGTGCTTGAGGCCGTGGCCAGGGAGAACCTGCCCGGATTCGCAAAGATATCGCCCGCGTTGAGCCTTGGCTTCGCCGTGGTGTTCCTGTTCCTGCTCTTCATCCGGCGCGCGCCGTCCGGAGGCGGACGGTCCGGGCCGCTACTTACCGTAAACGGATTGCTGTACTCGGTTCCGCGCCGGGGACTTGTCTTCATCCTTGCGCTGGCATTGTTGGTCGGGATCGTCCATTGGACCGGCCTGGACCACAAGACCGTGGTACTGGCGGGAGAGCTGCTCAAGGGCGACATGGACCCGCGCCTACTGTTCCTGCTGACCATCGTTGCGGTTATTTTCCTGACCGAGGGCCTGTCCAATACGGCCGTTGTCGCGGCCTTTTTCACCATCGCCCATTACGCTGCGCAGGGGCACGGCATGGACCCGCTTCCCCTGATGATCGCGGTGGGCGTCTCCTCCACCTGCGCCTTCATGACCCCCATAGCCACCACCTCCAACGCCTTGGCCTTCGGCGAGATGAAGGGCGCGTCCCTGCGGACCATGCTCGGCCTGGGGTTCGTTCTCAACTGTTTGGGCGCGTTGATCTTGACCGGCTGGCTGAGCTGGATTCTGCCTCGGCTGTATTGA
- a CDS encoding EAL domain-containing protein: protein MSGQAETKVDERKIREIINSRDVTPLFQPVVSISTKSIVGFEVYSRGGQHNGIGSEALFSEDLSPDVIVEVDRLCRARALEQFKPIHAHYGQLLLFLNVNPLIIPEVGRQSMFVVDQIKAAGIPLSNVILECPLNAPYLGEIEAYTRSLREVGLMVCLDNCAVDHPFSHILSRVKPAYVKINRSFFAGDGDEGNSRRTLEAFMDQACRVGSVVAAQCVESEEESLRLLSAGVQLQQGYYYAKEDGAPGDDPARQFFDKMATVHKKYKAKKHQQVRAKKELFSDIFRTATSICNKLANMTEDRFDDVCRSLVQGRKGVISLFVVDDRGVQVTHRAHRGKGAGAVRGTPKGADLSAEDYVLYLDMGYDKFVTQPFVSAYTGERACMVSRPFFSLSGLRYTACMEMACQAGC from the coding sequence ATGTCAGGACAAGCCGAAACCAAGGTCGACGAGCGAAAAATACGGGAGATAATCAACTCCCGGGATGTGACCCCTCTTTTCCAGCCCGTCGTTTCCATCTCCACCAAATCCATCGTTGGCTTTGAAGTCTATTCCCGAGGCGGCCAACACAACGGGATCGGTTCGGAAGCGCTCTTCAGCGAGGACCTGAGCCCGGACGTCATCGTGGAGGTGGATCGGCTGTGCAGGGCGCGGGCCTTGGAGCAGTTCAAGCCGATCCATGCGCATTACGGGCAACTGCTCCTGTTCCTGAACGTCAATCCGCTCATCATTCCGGAGGTCGGCCGGCAGAGCATGTTTGTCGTGGATCAGATCAAGGCCGCGGGAATTCCCCTGTCCAACGTGATCCTGGAATGCCCCTTGAACGCTCCATATCTCGGCGAAATCGAGGCGTATACGCGGTCCCTGCGCGAGGTGGGGCTCATGGTCTGCCTCGACAACTGCGCCGTGGACCATCCCTTCAGCCATATTTTGTCCCGGGTCAAACCCGCCTACGTCAAGATCAACCGCTCATTCTTCGCCGGGGATGGGGACGAAGGCAATTCCCGCAGGACCTTGGAGGCGTTCATGGATCAGGCCTGCCGGGTGGGCAGCGTGGTCGCGGCCCAGTGCGTCGAGAGCGAGGAGGAATCCCTTCGCCTTCTGTCGGCCGGAGTCCAATTGCAGCAGGGCTATTACTATGCCAAGGAGGACGGGGCTCCGGGCGACGATCCGGCCCGGCAGTTCTTCGACAAGATGGCGACGGTTCACAAAAAGTACAAGGCCAAGAAGCACCAGCAGGTCCGGGCAAAGAAGGAACTGTTCAGTGACATCTTTCGAACCGCGACCTCCATCTGCAACAAGCTCGCGAATATGACCGAGGACAGGTTCGACGACGTGTGCCGGTCTCTGGTGCAGGGCCGAAAAGGAGTTATTTCCCTGTTCGTTGTGGACGACAGGGGAGTGCAGGTTACCCACCGGGCGCATCGCGGCAAGGGAGCTGGCGCGGTCCGGGGCACGCCCAAGGGAGCGGACCTCTCGGCCGAGGATTACGTGCTCTATCTCGATATGGGCTACGACAAGTTCGTCACGCAGCCTTTTGTCTCGGCTTATACCGGGGAGCGGGCCTGCATGGTGAGCCGTCCGTTTTTCAGCCTTAGCGGTTTGCGCTACACGGCCTGCATGGAGATGGCCTGCCAGGCAGGCTGTTGA